The DNA region ATCTCGAATTTATTACAAAAAGATAATAAACAATACCCATtttccattttaaaaaaaaaaaccaaaataatatagagaataaaaaaattatatcatctttATTTAGGCCAAGagaaattatgtaaaaaatatttaaaattcataattttatttgttcaaattcttcaccttcttattattattttttggttcaAATTTCTCACCTCTACTTTTGGTCCAGATTTGTTATCTATGTGTTTTTCATAGCTTCTAGCCTTCTATGCTAAACAGAATGCAAATTAAATACATAGAAGCGATCATATCATTAAGAAaactttgattaaaaaaataaaaataaacttcatGTGGGGGCATAGGATTGGAGAAGCCTATAAATTGGACCGAGAAAGAAGGAGACGATAATCTTTCCAAACCAACCCGATCCAAAAAGTTACTATAATTTGTAATCCacaaagcccaaatctgtttattcctcttattcaaattttaaaaaattaccaaaTCCTGATTTGGATACCGTAGttttatctctttttaatttctttgcttATGCTCCTTCGTCCCTTCTTACGTTTTTTCATTGTTCTTGTTTTCCAAAACTTTCTTTGTCATTGGCAAACTTAGAATTTCAGTCATGAAtatcgaatatcaagaattcaagaagaaaataaagaaaaacagtaGTTCAGCTGAGAATCAAGAGCTCAATAATGAAGGCGAAGGCGAAGACGGTTTGCTAACTGTTTCTCTTCCTATTCATCCCCCAAAGACCAATCGTTCCTTGCTGGCAGAACAGCCTGATCTAACACCACCGACGCCATCATTCTCACCCATGGTTCACTCAATCTCAATGCAAGCACGGTTATCTCAAAGCACCCCAGCACAACTTCCCCTTCGACGCTCACCCACACACCCTTTATACGTGCCATCTTTCATGCTGGAGCCCCCGAGTTCATCCTCGGCTACGTTTCGGCAAGAAGGTGTCCCGTTTCGCTCTCCAAATCATGCTTGTCGTAATCGAAAACGGATGCTGGGTGAGGGAAAAAGTGAAACCATCCCAGCTCTGTTCCCGTGGGCCACGACGCATCGAGCCACTGTGCATAGTCTAAATTACTTGCTATCCAATCAAATTTATACTATTTCTGGGGACGTCCAATGCAAGCGGTGCCATCATAAGTATGAGATGGAGTATAATCTAATGGAAAAGTTTGTCGAAGTTGGTAGTCTTATCATGGCGAAGAAGAGCGCCATGCATGACCGGGCTCCGAGTTTCTGGACGAATCCGGTTCTTCCAACTTGCAAATCTTGTGGGAAAGAAAACAGTGCCAACCCCATTatcataaagaagaagaaggcgaTCAACTGGTTGTTTTTGCTTTTGGGACAAATGCTCGGGTGCTGCACCCTCAAGCAGTTGAAGTATTTCTGCAAGCACACCAAGAATCATAGGACGGGTGCCAAGGATCGAGTTCTTTATCTGACTTACCTTGGATTATGTAAACAACTAGATCCTGATGGACCTTTTGATCCATAAGATTTTTGTATTGGTCATGGGTGTTAATAATTAAGGACAACAACATGTAGTTTTGGTGTTTTTgtcctttttgtttcttttttctttttaaatttttttatgggcTAATgcccctttctttttttttggttcttgatGATGACCTCCAATAATATttgtgtaataattaatttagctACTTTGCCTTCAATTTCAAACTGGCTTGTAATCTTTGCAATTGAATGATTCAAATGCATGTCATGCGGCCTTGGagttgccatgcatgcatgctagttcaagatttttatgaaatttaaatcTTGTGATTTGATCATAAAGTAGTTACATGCGTATTATCTGATAAGATCATATATATCAATTATACAGATCATTTTATTTGTAAGgacttttattcaaataaaattacgGATT from Carya illinoinensis cultivar Pawnee chromosome 6, C.illinoinensisPawnee_v1, whole genome shotgun sequence includes:
- the LOC122312846 gene encoding uncharacterized protein LOC122312846 → MNIEYQEFKKKIKKNSSSAENQELNNEGEGEDGLLTVSLPIHPPKTNRSLLAEQPDLTPPTPSFSPMVHSISMQARLSQSTPAQLPLRRSPTHPLYVPSFMLEPPSSSSATFRQEGVPFRSPNHACRNRKRMLGEGKSETIPALFPWATTHRATVHSLNYLLSNQIYTISGDVQCKRCHHKYEMEYNLMEKFVEVGSLIMAKKSAMHDRAPSFWTNPVLPTCKSCGKENSANPIIIKKKKAINWLFLLLGQMLGCCTLKQLKYFCKHTKNHRTGAKDRVLYLTYLGLCKQLDPDGPFDP